The Oscillatoria salina IIICB1 nucleotide sequence TCTGGCTGCCCTGAATCTACCTTTTACTCATGCCAATCAACAGTTTTATATTAAAGGTAGTATCGGTGTTGCTTTAGCACCTTATCACGGACAAGATGCAGATACTTTGTTGAAAAACGCCGATGCAGCTATGTATGGAGCCAAACAACAAGGACGCAATACTTATCAAGTTTATACACCAGCGATCGGCACAAAACTACAACAGCGCTTAGTCCTGGAAAATAGCCTTTATAAAGCCCTCGAACGTCAAGAGTTTACTCTCCACTACCAGCCGCAAATATCTTTGTCTACAGGCGAAATTGTCGGGATGGAAGCTTTGATTCGCTGGCGATCGCCGGAACTCGGTTTAGTTTCTCCGGCTCAATTTATTCCCTTGGCAGAAGAAACTGGTTTAGTTATACCCTTGGGAAAATGGATTTTGCAAACTGCTTGCGAACAAATGAAAATTTGGCAGTCTCAAGGTTTACCGCCAATTCGGCTTGCTGTCAATCTTTCCGCACGTCAGTTTCAAGAACAAAATTTGCTCAAGAATATTACTCAAGTCCTCGAAGCAACAGGCGTCGAACCGAAACGTTTAGAATTAGAAATTACTGAAAGTATTGCCATGCGAGATATTGAATATACGATTTCCGTGTTAAAAAGCTTGCGGAAAATCGGCATTCAAATTTCAATGGATGATTTTGGTACGGGTTATTCGGCTCTTTCTTCTCTCAAGCACTTTCCCCTCGATAAACTGAAAATCGATCGCTCGTTTATTCGGGATTTAACTGTCGATTCTCATGACGCGGCGATCGTGGCGGCAATCGTGGCTTTAGGACATGGCTTAAACTTAGAAGTTGTCGCCGAAGGAGTCGAAACCAAAGAACAATTTGACTTTTTGCGGTCAATGCAATGTGATGTTTTGCAAGGATACTTCTTTCGTCGTCCTCTTCCTACCAAAGCTGCTACAGAATTGTTTCGCCAAGAAAAGTTTATTGTTTGGACTTCCGAATAAAAATTTTGAATTTGTCAAGATTTTGTAGTTTAACTTAACAATTAACTCTTGTTCTACCGATCTGATTTTTCGGCAATTTGCGTCGGAATTTCCAGGATAAATTTCATACCTCTCGTGGTTAAAGGGGAATAATCTAATTTACCTCGATATTTTTTAGTAATAACTTGATAGCTCAGATACAAACCTAAGTTATTTTTTTCTCCCCAATAATTAAGAGCAAAGAAATCTTCAAATAACTGTTTTTTTTCAGCTTCACTAATTTGTTTTCCATTGTGAACAAAAATCAATTTTACTCGCCGAGAATCAACCTGAATAGTACGAATTCGAATTGTTGGTTGAATCTGCGGTTCATGCTCGCGGACAGAAACAGCTAAATTTTGTTCTCTAATTTCTGATTCATTAATCGCATTAAGACAATGAGTAAGAATAATCAGCAACACTTGACTAATATCTTCAGAATAGCATTCAACCAAAGGTAAAAAACCATATTCTCTAATAATTTCTACGGGTAAACGGTCTAAATTTCCTTGCAAACGACTTCCTAAAATGAGTAAAACACTATCAATCAAAGCGTGTAAATCTACTGCTTTAACCTGGGATTTTTCCAGCCCAGAAAAACTTCGTACTGCTTGGATAAGTTCCTGAATACGTTCCGTACCAGTCTGCATCGAAACTAATAATTTAGGAAAATCTTTTTTGAGAAAATCTAAATCCACCTCTTGAATTAAACTCTCAGTTTCTGGAGAAATTTGCGGAGAATCTTGCTGATAACTTTGTAGCAATTTGAGTAAATCTTGAACATATTGATGAGCATGAAAAAGATTACCGTGAATAAAATTAATCGGATTTTTAATTTCATAAGCTATACCTGTTACCAACTGACCGAGTAAAGAAGTTTTCTCTTTTTGGACTAATTGCAATTGAGTATCTTGTAGCTTTTTCAAAGCTAGAGAAAGTTCAGCCGTTCGTTCTGCTACTTTTTGCTCCAACGTTCTCGTCAAATTATATAATTGCAAATGAACATTAACACGAGCCAAGACTTCTTCTTGTTGAAAAGGCTTAGTAATATAATCTACAGCACCTAAAGAAAGACCTTTAACCTTATTAGAAGTTTCCGACAAAGCCGTCATAAAAATCACCGGAATTTCGCGAGTAGTAGGATCGGCTTTAAGCTGAGTACAAGTTTCAAAGCCATCCATTCCCGGCATCATTACGTCAAGTAAAATTAAATCTGGTGGCTTATATTTAACCTGTTCGAGAGCACTTTCGCCATCCAGAGCAACAGCAACTTGAAAATTAGCCTCAGCTAAAGTATCAGATAAAATTTCTAAATTAGCTGGAGTATCATCAACAATTAAAATAATCGCAGTTTCCGTATTAGTTATCATCTTCACTACTCAGCTTCGAGCGACTGGCTAAAAAGTTTTCTTAGACTACTCAAAATGAATTTTATTCAGCAAGTTGCTGCTCAAGAAATTCTCTGATTTGTTTAATTTGAAATTTCTTAGCTAGTTGTTGAATATGTTGGCTAAAAGGGAGCAGCTCGTCAGATATTTTGGCTATTTCTTGAGCTTCTTGGCTTAAATTCCTGAGTAATCCTTGTTTAGCTAAATCTAGCAAAACCTGTAATTTTTCTCGTTCGGGAAATACCATTTTAGGAGTGGGCAATTCGGCTTTGACAACCGTTTGCTGAGGATGATTATTTTCCGGTTCCGACTCATAAATCCATTGTAATTGTAAGTATTTCTGAAGCTTGGCTAAAAGTTCCTCTGCTTGTATTGGTTTCGCTAAAAAGTCATCTCCACCGGCGGTGATACTTTTATGTCGATCGATTGCTAAAACACTAGCAGAAGAAACAATTACAAGCATTTGTTGTAACTGTGGTGATTGACGCAATTGTTGTAACATTTCAAACCCATCCATTACAGGCATTGCTAAATCGGTAATAATTAGATCTGGTTGATAAGTTAAAGCTTTATCTAAACCTTCTCGACCATTTGCCGCCTCCAAAATTACAAAATTAAGAGGTGCGAGTAAGTTTACCACAACCGAGCGATTTTCCCAACGGTCATCAATAACTAGAATGTGCTGTTGTTTACCGTGATAGCCAATAATTTGACCTTGGTTAGCGATCGCGGCGGTCTTTGCCCATTCTTTAGCTTCTGGTAAACTTAAATCAAACCAGAAGCGACTGCCTTTACCTAGCTGACTAGTAACTTGAATTTCACTATCCATTAAATTGATAATTTTTTGACTAATTGCCAAACCTAATCCAGTTCCTTCAGCTTTTAGTTTACTTCCGCCTACCTGCTCGAAGGGTAAAAAGATTTGTTCTAATTTTTCCGAAGCAATTCCCATACCCGTATCATCAATTTGAAAGCGAAGCTGATAAATTGTGGGCGAGTCAGTAGAAGGATAGTAATTAAGTACGGTAACGCTAAATGTAACTTCACCGATACTGGTAAACTTAATAGCATTACTCAAAAGATTAATTAACACTTGACGCAACCTTTTTTCATCAGCCCGTACGCCCGTGGGTAACGTCGAATCAGCTTGGTAATTAAAAGCAATTTGTTTAGCTTGCGCCCGGAGACGACAGATTTCGACTACTCCTTGTAAAAATGCAGGTAAGTGAAACTCAACCCGATATAATTCCATTTTGCGAGCTTCAATTTTCGAGATATCTAAAACATCATTAATCAAAGTCAACAAATGAGTACCGCACTGATTAATAATTACCACTCCATGACGCTCTTGTTCCGATAAAGTTTTTGAGCGTTGGAGAATTTGAGCGTAACCTAAAATACCATTGAGAGGTGTGCGCAGTTCGTGACTCATACTAGCCAAAAATTCACTTTTTGCTTGATTAGCCGCATCAGCTAATTCTTTAGCTTCTTGTAGTTCCGCAGTACGTTCTCGAACGCGAATTTCCAGTTGTTGTGCTTGATTTCGCAATTGGTTTTCCGAATCTCTGAGAGCTTCAATAAAGTGTTTGCGTTCGGTAATATCGCGTAAAATTACCACATATTCGCGAAGATCGTGAGAAAAGCGATCGCTAAGTGAAACTTCGATCGCTAAATTTTCTTCTCCTCGGCGAAAATTTTGTTCGCTGCGTCGTTGCCAATTTTCCGGTAAATCGGTTAGTGCGCTAAAATATTTATTTAAATGGCTTCCAATCAACTCTAACGGATGTAAGCCGAATAACTTCACGGTTGCCGGATTAACTTGAGTAATTTTACCGCGATCGTCCAAAACAATAATCGCATCTTGAGCGATTTTAAAGAGT carries:
- a CDS encoding hybrid sensor histidine kinase/response regulator gives rise to the protein MITNTETAIILIVDDTPANLEILSDTLAEANFQVAVALDGESALEQVKYKPPDLILLDVMMPGMDGFETCTQLKADPTTREIPVIFMTALSETSNKVKGLSLGAVDYITKPFQQEEVLARVNVHLQLYNLTRTLEQKVAERTAELSLALKKLQDTQLQLVQKEKTSLLGQLVTGIAYEIKNPINFIHGNLFHAHQYVQDLLKLLQSYQQDSPQISPETESLIQEVDLDFLKKDFPKLLVSMQTGTERIQELIQAVRSFSGLEKSQVKAVDLHALIDSVLLILGSRLQGNLDRLPVEIIREYGFLPLVECYSEDISQVLLIILTHCLNAINESEIREQNLAVSVREHEPQIQPTIRIRTIQVDSRRVKLIFVHNGKQISEAEKKQLFEDFFALNYWGEKNNLGLYLSYQVITKKYRGKLDYSPLTTRGMKFILEIPTQIAEKSDR
- a CDS encoding ATP-binding protein, coding for MTHLSPAQKPLPKLQLPRLLSVLEVWGFGLSGFLLWLGPAPAMNAALGTQAIFVWIPAAIVGILLNLQVKRLGTRWSNLSGGTPNYTTKLLANYPFLARYAAIGYLVGWVSVPSMNAIIFTDLITANLDAVGINSPETLLKISLTAIPFIVAFSGTRALGILHLFFMLPAIGFLLVFCTQGIGWLAIAPNSPSFVPETWSSFSFPDWAKWYFLAVYAAYGCETASSFIADNRQPQASLRSLSFAALLLPIVYIGGSWLLMTLATDPSLGNNSFLHLVTAAEPFWGKSAFFLVTFFMASGCLLSSATAVSNSPRVLYQLALDRYISPVFAVVSRRGAFGPGLTFTLVLSLICLLWGNVERTVMVTGTGYLSAMILVHFGLWLRRGNLEVFLPWWSLFFCLVEVLVLIVGGLAWGWQNLTIGLLLPLVVLGLDWLINRVQFSCFQPQWWSERYHKRFHKGYQNFVAVQVTVLLILVCGATWFSWELKARLERNLVATTDAVSGNFLAIALLMVGFVGVAIACWTSLPQAEAINEAREQSELLFKIAQDAIIVLDDRGKITQVNPATVKLFGLHPLELIGSHLNKYFSALTDLPENWQRRSEQNFRRGEENLAIEVSLSDRFSHDLREYVVILRDITERKHFIEALRDSENQLRNQAQQLEIRVRERTAELQEAKELADAANQAKSEFLASMSHELRTPLNGILGYAQILQRSKTLSEQERHGVVIINQCGTHLLTLINDVLDISKIEARKMELYRVEFHLPAFLQGVVEICRLRAQAKQIAFNYQADSTLPTGVRADEKRLRQVLINLLSNAIKFTSIGEVTFSVTVLNYYPSTDSPTIYQLRFQIDDTGMGIASEKLEQIFLPFEQVGGSKLKAEGTGLGLAISQKIINLMDSEIQVTSQLGKGSRFWFDLSLPEAKEWAKTAAIANQGQIIGYHGKQQHILVIDDRWENRSVVVNLLAPLNFVILEAANGREGLDKALTYQPDLIITDLAMPVMDGFEMLQQLRQSPQLQQMLVIVSSASVLAIDRHKSITAGGDDFLAKPIQAEELLAKLQKYLQLQWIYESEPENNHPQQTVVKAELPTPKMVFPEREKLQVLLDLAKQGLLRNLSQEAQEIAKISDELLPFSQHIQQLAKKFQIKQIREFLEQQLAE